A genomic region of Fundulus heteroclitus isolate FHET01 chromosome 24, MU-UCD_Fhet_4.1, whole genome shotgun sequence contains the following coding sequences:
- the LOC118557986 gene encoding uncharacterized protein LOC118557986: MQITKKWMERDRRTERKMVEVDKRTEKKMMEVDKRTEKKMMEVDMTTERRRMMEVDKRTEKKMMEVDKRTEKKMMEVDKRTEKMIVEVDMTTERRMMEVDMTTERRMMEVDKRTEKKMMEVDMTTERRMMEVDKRTEKKMMEVDMTTERRMMEVDKRTERRMMEVDMTTERSMMEVDKRTEKKTMEVDKRTEKKIVEVDMTTKRRMMEVDMTTERRMMEVDRRTEKKMMEVDMTTERRMMEVDKRTEKKMMEVDMTTERRMMEVDKRTERRMMEVDMTTERSLMEVDKRTEKNMMEVDMTTERRMMEVDKRTERKMVEV; the protein is encoded by the exons ATGCAGATTACCAAGAAGTGGATGGAGAGAGACAGgaggacagagaggaagatggTGGAAGTGGACAAGAGGACAGAGAAGAAGATGATGGAAGTGGACAAGAGGACAGAGAAGAAGATGATGGAAGTGGACATGAcgacagagaggaggaggatgatggaAGTGGACAAGAGGACAGAGAAGAAGATGATGGAAGTGGACAAGAGGACAGAGAAGAAGATGATGGAAGTGGACAAGAGGACAGAGAAGATGATAGTGGAAGTGGACATGACGACAGAGAGGAGGATGATGGAAGTGGACATGACGACAGAGAGGAGAATGATGGAAGTGGACAAGAGGACAGAGAAGAAGATGATGGAAGTGGACATGACGACAGAGAGGAGGATGATGGAAGTGGACAAGAGGACAGAGAAGAAGATGATGGAAGTGGACATGACGACAGAGAGGAGGATGATGGAAGTGGAcaagaggacagagaggaggatgaTGGAAGTGGACATGACGACAGAGAGGAGCATGATGGAAGTGGACAAgaggacagagaagaagacGATGGAAGTGGACAAGAGGACAGAGAAGAAGATAGTGGAAGTGGACATGACGACAAAGAGGAGGATGATGGAAGTGGACATGACGACAGAGAGGAGAATGATGGAAGTGGACAGGAGGACAGAGAAGAAGATGATGGAAGTGGACATGACGACAGAGAGGAGGATGATGGAAGTGGACAAGAGGACAGAGAAGAAGATGATGGAAGTGGACATGACGACAGAGAGGAGGATGATGGAAGTGGAcaagaggacagagaggaggatgaTGGAAGTGGACATGACGACAGAGAGGAGCTTGATGGAGGTGGACAAGAGGACAGAGAAGAATATGATGGAAGTGGACATGACGACAGAGAGGAGGATGATGGAAGTGGACAAgaggacagagaggaagatggtggaa GTATGA